DNA from Pseudomonadota bacterium:
GTGTTAAAAAGACCTTTGAGATATACAGGGATGATCGGCAGCAGAAGAAAGGTCAGGATTGTTTTTGACTTTATGAGGGAATCAGGTTTCAGCGAAGAAGCAATAGAGAGGGTACATGCGCCTATCGGTCTTGCCATCAGCGCCGAAACGCCTCAGGAGATTGCCGTCAGTATAGTTGCTGAGCTTATTAAGATAAGGGGAGATCATTAGGGTTTGACAGACAAAATCTTGATTGACGAAAACAAAGATGTCTTAGAAGAAGTAGTGGAAAAAGGTCTTGCCATACCCTACGACCCTCTCAAAAAGTATCTTGCAGAGGTATCAAAATATCCTGTTTTATCGAGAGACGATGAATTGGAAATTGCCGTAAAGATATATACAGACAAGGACAGAGAGGCAGCACAAAAGCTTGTTGTCTCCAACCTTAAGCTTGTTGTAAAGATTTCCCTTGAATATTATAATACCTATCTCAATATTCTCGATCTTATTCAGGAGGGGAACGTAGGGCTTCTTCATGCAGTGAAGAAATACAACCCCTATAAGGGCACAAAATTTTCAACATATGCTTCCTTCTGGATACGAGCATACATATTGAAATATATCATGGATTCATGGAGTCTTGTAAAAATTGGTACTACTCAGAGCCAGAGGAAGCTCTTTTACAGGCTGAATAAGGAGAAGCAGAAGCTCGAAGCTATTGGCATTTTTCCTGCCCCCCAGCTTTTAGCAAGCACCCTTGATGTGAAAGAGGAAGAAGTAGAGGATATGCAAAAAAGGTTATTTTATTCGGATATTTCCCTCGAAACTCCCCTTAATGACGAGAGCGACGATACTATTATGGATTTGATAGGGTCGGGCAGCGACGTAGAGGAAATTGTTTCGGATAAAGAAAAAAGTGAAATTTTATCAAAAAAAGTGGCTGAATTTAAAAAAACCTTAAACAGTAAAGAAATTTACATTTTTGATAACCGTATTATGAATGATGAGCCTCTAACTTTACAGGATATTGGCACTAAATTCGATATATCACGCGAAAGGGTAAGGCAGATAGAAAATAAAGTACTGAAAAAGTTTAAAGAACGATTTAAAGGTGAATTGAAAAAACTTGACTTCTGATTTTTAATAAATATAATAACTCCTTATATTACAATATTTTATTAGCTTATTAATATGTATTACATGAGGTAATATCAATAACACGTTGATAAATAATAATATAATTGGCGGAGGGAGTAGGATTCGAACCCACGGGACGCGTAAACGTCCAACGGTTTTCAAGACCGCCGCTTTCGGCCACTCAGCCATCCCTCCGATTAAATCAGTGTTGAATTATGAGTTTTGAGTGATGAGTTAAAGATATTTTAAAGATTAGAACATATAACTTAGCACTAAAAACTCAAAACTGTTTTTACCACTTAATAAGGCTGCTGCCCCATGTGAGACCGCCACCAAATGCTGCAAGAAGGACAAGATTGTCCTTCACGATTGCGCCGCTTCTTGCAGCTTCATCAAGCGCTATCGGCACGGTAGCGGACGAAATATTCCCGTATTTCTGGATAGTCATATATACCTTATCCATCGGTACCTTTAATTTTTTTGCCATGCCCTGGAGAATCCGGATATTTGCTTGATGAGGTATTATTAAATCAACGTCATCAATTGTATAACCATTTGTTTCAACGGCTTCCTCGCAAGCTTCAGCAAATCTTCCGACAGCCACTTTGAAAGATTTATTTGCCTCAATCATCCTTAAAAAATGAAGACCTTTATCAACACTCTCGTGGGATATAGGGGTAGTCATTGAGCCGCCACCCGGCATTAATAAAGTGTCTCCGCTTGACCCGTCTGTATGGATGTGTGTTGAAAGGATTTTAGCGCCTGATGCCGATTCTGTTATGACTGCTGCACCTGCTCCGTCACCCCAGAGTATACAGCTTTCTCTTTCCTTCCAGTTTACAACCCTGCTCATAATCTCACCGGCAACTACAAGGGCGGTTTTGTTTGTACCTGCCTTGATAAGCATCTCTGCCACATGCAAGGCAAAAATAAAACCCGAACATGCAGCCGTTATGTCAAAAGATACGGCATTTTTACAACCCAGTTTGGCTTCCAGCCAGTTTGCTCCTGCCGGGCAATGTGTATCCGGCGTTATAGTGCCAAGGATAATCAAATCAATATCGTCCGGTTTTACTCCAGCCATATCCATTGCCCTTTCACAGGCAATCTTGCACAAATCGGATACAGCTTCGTTTTCTTTTGCAATCCTTCTTTCTTTTATGCCTGTCCTTGTAAATATCCATTCATCGGACGTGTCCAGGAACTTCTCAAAATCATTATTTGTCATAATATGTTCGGGAACATATGAGCCTGTTCCTATAATGTTGATTTTTTTCATTAAGAACCTCTGTTGTAAAGTGGCGTTGGTTCAAAGCAAATGCAAGTTTAATTTAGTATAAATAGAACAATAAAGGACAAATAAAGTCAAGGATAAAGATGGCAGATGGGAATCAACCGTTATTTTCTTTAAACTTTCAATACTTTTATGATATTTTATCTTCAATGTTTGGCATAGGCTTACCGGAATTTATAGTAATCATGATTGTAGCCCTTCTTGTAGTGGGTCCCACAAAACTTCCCGAGCTCGCAAAATCACTGGGCAAGGCACTTCAAGAATTCAGGCGTATGGCAGATGAGGTAAAAGAAACGATAGATGAAGAGATTTTAAAAGAGGAACCATCAAAAGAAGAAGCTAATAAGGGGGAACTTTATTTACAAAAAGATGCTAAAACTGAAGAAAAGACCGATATAAATAGCGCTGTACAGCATACGCTACAAGATGAAGCATCAATGAATAAAGAAAAACCCATCACGCATCATACTTAATGGGTTAGAAGGGATGGCAGATAAAACCCGGTTAGAAGAAAAACAGCCTTTTATTTCACATTTGAAAGAATTACGTGACAGGATCATCGTCTGTGTTTTTGCTCTTGGCATAGCATTTATTTTCACCTTTTATTTTAAAGAAAAAATTTTTGATTTTCTCATGCAGCCCTTCATCAGGGTAATGCCGGAAAAAAGTTCCTTCATATTCACATATGTAACAGAAGCATTTATTACATATGTTAAAGTTTCTTTTGTTGCAGCTATTTTTATAACAGCCCCGGTCATACTATATGAATTCTGGATGTTTGTATCCCCAGGCCTCTACGAAAAAGAAAAAAAGTATCTCTTCCCCTTTATTTTTTTTGGCAGCACCTGTTTTTTATGTGGTGCATTATTCTGTTATTATGCGGTAATGCCGATTATATACAAGTTTTTTGTAAGCTATGCCGGCGAATTTATCATACCGATGCCCGACCTGAAGGAATATATGAGCCTTACTTTACGAATGCTTGTAATATTCGGGCTTATATTTGAGCTTCCCCTTGTTGTATATTACTTGTCGAAGGCAGGCATAATAAACCATAAATTTCTTTCTTCAAAGAGACGGTATGCTATCCTCGGGATATTTATTTTAAGCGCTGTTGTTACTCCACCGGATGTTACGAGTCAGATATTGATGGCAATTCCCTTGTGCGGGCTCTATGAATTTAGTATCCTTATATCGAGATTATTCGGGAAAAAGGTGGTAAGCAATGAAAAAGCTTAATATCGTAATACTTGCAGCAGGCAGAGGCGAAAGGATGTTATCGAAAGGGCCGAAAGTCATGCATGATGTTATGGGTAGACCCATGATAGGCCACGTAGTGGAAAGAGCAAAAGAACTTTCCCCATCCGAAATTGTTGTTGTGACAGGTTTTGGCAGGGAAAAAGTAGAGGCATATCTGGAAAGCCGCAATGTTGATGTATCTGTTCAGACTGAACAAAAAGGAACGGCGCATGCGCTCCTTACTGCCGAAAAATTCATAAACAGCGGAGATGTTCTTGTTCTTTACGGAGATGTACCGTTGATTGAAAGCTCTACATTGAACGATTTTCTCTCGTTTTATATGAAATTCAACTGTATTGCCTTTTTAACCACCCAAGTCGATAATCCGCAAGGATATGGACGGATGATTATGAAAGACGACGAAATTCTGGATATTGTCGAAGATGCCGATGCCACTCCTGAAGAGAAGGAGATAAGGGAGATAAATACGGGGATTTGCATTATTCCTGAGGAGCGCTTCCAGCTTCTCAAACTGATTGAACCGAACAACAAGAAGGGCGAGTACTATCTTACCGATATTTGCAAGGTTGCAAAAAAGAAAGGTCTGAATATAAAGGGTTGTCATCATAATGAGTCAACTGAAGTTCTTGGCATTAACAGCAAAAAAGAACTTCTTGATG
Protein-coding regions in this window:
- a CDS encoding RNA polymerase factor sigma-32 — encoded protein: MTDKILIDENKDVLEEVVEKGLAIPYDPLKKYLAEVSKYPVLSRDDELEIAVKIYTDKDREAAQKLVVSNLKLVVKISLEYYNTYLNILDLIQEGNVGLLHAVKKYNPYKGTKFSTYASFWIRAYILKYIMDSWSLVKIGTTQSQRKLFYRLNKEKQKLEAIGIFPAPQLLASTLDVKEEEVEDMQKRLFYSDISLETPLNDESDDTIMDLIGSGSDVEEIVSDKEKSEILSKKVAEFKKTLNSKEIYIFDNRIMNDEPLTLQDIGTKFDISRERVRQIENKVLKKFKERFKGELKKLDF
- a CDS encoding ketoacyl-ACP synthase III, coding for MKKINIIGTGSYVPEHIMTNNDFEKFLDTSDEWIFTRTGIKERRIAKENEAVSDLCKIACERAMDMAGVKPDDIDLIILGTITPDTHCPAGANWLEAKLGCKNAVSFDITAACSGFIFALHVAEMLIKAGTNKTALVVAGEIMSRVVNWKERESCILWGDGAGAAVITESASGAKILSTHIHTDGSSGDTLLMPGGGSMTTPISHESVDKGLHFLRMIEANKSFKVAVGRFAEACEEAVETNGYTIDDVDLIIPHQANIRILQGMAKKLKVPMDKVYMTIQKYGNISSATVPIALDEAARSGAIVKDNLVLLAAFGGGLTWGSSLIKW
- the tatB gene encoding Sec-independent protein translocase protein TatB, with protein sequence MFGIGLPEFIVIMIVALLVVGPTKLPELAKSLGKALQEFRRMADEVKETIDEEILKEEPSKEEANKGELYLQKDAKTEEKTDINSAVQHTLQDEASMNKEKPITHHT
- the tatC gene encoding twin-arginine translocase subunit TatC, coding for MADKTRLEEKQPFISHLKELRDRIIVCVFALGIAFIFTFYFKEKIFDFLMQPFIRVMPEKSSFIFTYVTEAFITYVKVSFVAAIFITAPVILYEFWMFVSPGLYEKEKKYLFPFIFFGSTCFLCGALFCYYAVMPIIYKFFVSYAGEFIIPMPDLKEYMSLTLRMLVIFGLIFELPLVVYYLSKAGIINHKFLSSKRRYAILGIFILSAVVTPPDVTSQILMAIPLCGLYEFSILISRLFGKKVVSNEKA
- a CDS encoding NTP transferase domain-containing protein gives rise to the protein MKKLNIVILAAGRGERMLSKGPKVMHDVMGRPMIGHVVERAKELSPSEIVVVTGFGREKVEAYLESRNVDVSVQTEQKGTAHALLTAEKFINSGDVLVLYGDVPLIESSTLNDFLSFYMKFNCIAFLTTQVDNPQGYGRMIMKDDEILDIVEDADATPEEKEIREINTGICIIPEERFQLLKLIEPNNKKGEYYLTDICKVAKKKGLNIKGCHHNESTEVLGINSKKELLDANMTMRDRMLDKHMQRGVTLFDRNVYIESDVIIGKDTIIYPDSYILGSTVIGDDVVIGPNTVIKNSKINNNVWVEGFTIIEDSEVNEDANIVAFSRIKPE